tatttcattgtaataGGTTCATTGACCTCCCTAGCAACCGAATTTCACATCGATAAAACAAAGTTTATAGATCTCTGTCAAGATAAAACATTGAGAGACGTCCTAGTTTCCTCTACAAGTTTCCGGATAGAAGCTCAAAGTCTGGTCTCTAAGGTTGTGAACAAATCGATAATTCGCCTGTTGAACTGCCCCTAGGAGGTTGGGGGCCCGGATATCAGCCCGATGCATAATCATACAGACAGATTTCCTACCCCTGGAGACTTGAACAGTCTGAAACACGTTCCAAAAATCAATCTCGAGGTCCGCATTCTGGAAATGGAATGTCAGTGAAGGTAGTTGGGGTATCCGCGGAAGTGGCCACGAGTAACAGAGGTCGTAGGGTCTCACTGGAGTCCCCGGCCTCATGTGCCTCCCAAGGCTGAGAACAATTGCTTCTTTTACTTTATCGTAAGCTGGAGCAACTAGACAAGTTGGTGCTGTGCCGGTGTCCATAATGAACCCGCCAGTCCCATCAGGTCGCACTCGGAACAGCGCTCGGTCTAGATTTAGTCGCTTCCCTGCCACACTGATGTCGTAGCAGTTTAAATAGTATTGCACCGTCTGAAGTGGGGTGGTTTGCGCTGATCGAGGAAGAGGTTTCACATCGTCCCCAAAGAGGAGATTCGATTGTATGTGCCCTGCATTCCACGAGGGAAGGCAGTAGGAGAACTTCCATTTGGTTATGTACTGAGTGATAACCATGAAGGAGTCTCGGAACAGACCCATGGCTATGCCGAAAATCCCAGAGATTGGATTGTGCGGCCCGTCGTTGTTCCCAAATGTGACCCCTGGTGCAGAAGTAGCGCACCCGAGCACCAAGTTTGGAACAGTCATGGGAGGACCCGCTGTAGTCGTGAAAAGAACATTCTCCAGGGAAGTGATTCCCTCCACACTGGATGTCGGGTAGGAAATACGGAAGCCGCAAGAATCTCGGATACGAAGCTGTTTTTGGCAAAGAGGACTGTCGAAGGGCAAGGTACGGTAGGTAGTGGAGCGCCTAGGGTCAAATGGTCCTCCTCGTATCTTGAAACAATTCAAGCATCCATGGCATTGTACCCAAGTGAAGGGGCTCCCCGTGTCGAAGAGCAGGTAGGTGCTATAACGTTGTGATCCAATTGTAAATGGGACAACAAACATCGAATCTAACAGTTGTGATAGCTTTGGACTTATGGTATCATTCCATATGCGATCTCCCATGCTTCGGTTTAAAAATGGATTAACGGACTTCATAAAATTCAACATGACCGCCTGCTCGCTGAAACGGAGAGCTCGAGAATGTGCAAGGTCAGCATATATTTGGTGTTTTTCTGCGATGGACAGGTTCTCAGGGACGAGGTTCAAGTCGACTTGGTCTCTCCTCATGAGCTTGATGGTTAGACCATTGGTGGCCATGGGAAATGAGCTGAGGATGCTGAGAAAGATGAAGACTACTAGGGCTTGACCCATTTTTGGCTAATTAAACTCTTAATTTTAGCTCTGCGGTGAGGGCTTAAACCCTTGGCAATGGCACATCAAGACAAGCTTCATTAATAATTCCTGATTGCCCTAAAAGTCTATCTTTCTGCCCTTTTTTTCTGGATTCAGTTGAGAGCATTGAATGACAAAATTAATGTTGGATCCTGTTGAGAGTAAAAAATCACACgtgaaaaaattaagaagaatcTAATGGGTTTATGAGAGATTGAATATCATAATCTCTCAGTTCGAATTTTTAGGTTAGAAATGAGTCCAATTGCTTATAGGTTCAGTAGGTATTTTACATGATTTCAGAACCTCGGTGACGTGTATGCGCGCTCACATGCGCATGTACATCAACTGCACGCCAAGTCCAGTATGTTCAAGAGCAGCCAAAAGAGCGCATCGTGATAGTCCCCCCTCACCCGAGCGCGAAAGATGAGCCTAGCTCGAAATCAGTTACTGAAGGCGGGTGTTTAATGGCATGTGACAAAGTGTAAATAGAAATAGACCAAACGTTACACGTGAGGTGGGTGTtgagaattataaaaaaatcccacatggaaaaaatgaaaaaagatcTATGGATTTATATGAGGTTTAGGAActaccacttatcagcttgagcttttaagtggaaataaGTCCAAGCTCGTATAAGCTTAATATGGTATTAGAACGGGTTATGCTTTCCTCGTCCATGTATGGGCTCACATCACGTCAGATTCAGTTTCGGGACAGCCAAAAGTACGCCTAATGTTAATCAAGCTCGAGAACAGCCTAGTCCAGTTCTGAGACCTCTAGTTATGCCTGAGTGTGGAGCTCAAGGCTAGTTTGGTGTTTGTCTCATTTcacccgagcacggaagagaaTATCCGGCTCGTGGTCAGTtattgagggcgggtgtttaagggcacatGGCACGTGCATGACCATACGCGGTTTAAGGGCACATGACACGTACTGGACCATAAGcttataaaagaaagaaaccacaaacTTATATGAGGTTTGGACCAGCAAGCTATCGACTTAAATTTTTGAGTTGCAGATGGGCTTAAGTCCGTGTAGGCTCAAGTGggaattttacatggtatcagaacAGATAATGCTTCCATGTGCATGTGTATGGGTTCCAATCACGCCATTTGAAATTTCTCTTTGTCTATAGGCATCGGAAGTGCGCCCATGTTTGGCCCAAGTATGGAACTCGTGATCTCTTTGAAATCTGAGTGCGGAGATAAACCAGTCTCATCTTAGTTCGGCCCAAGCATAATCTCATTGTCAATTGCCGTCCCTTCTCCTCCAAAGCATGGAAGTCCATTCTCAACTCGTAGTTAATTCTTGAGGACGGGTTGTTCTAGTCCGCGTGGCATATGTAGGTGAATGTCAAAGCAacacgttgccacgtgagaGCAAGTGTTGAGAGTAAAAAATTCCACACGGAAAAACTAAGATAAATCTAATGGGTTTATAAAAGATTGGATACCACAACCTATCAATTCGAGCTTTTGAGTTGGAGATGGGTTCAATCTCTTATAGGTCTGGTGGATATtttatataactttttttttagtacCACTAGGTATCCAATTTACGACCCCTAGATCAACAGACGAGGGCGTGCACCATTGTGTGGCATGCGCCATTGCGCTACACCTTCATTTGATTAATGTTGGAactttaagttaattaatttatacatTTAGGCACGATTTGTATTGAAACTTgaagttaattaatttatacatGGATCAGCATGCGAGAAACTAAATACTCACTAACATATCATATGCTTTACTGGTACCGTATAATACGGTCAATCCCAAATAGTCACTCATTACATACCAAAGAAGAAACAacacacctttttttttcttttccagtcAGAAGGGAAACCCACGACTTAATACacgaaaatataaatataaataaaggggcacagCTGCATAGGTAGGCCAGTTATCTTAATTCCTAGGCAACTTAATATCAAATTAAACGTAATTGACACAGAGGCCTTCGGATTGTGGTTCGATCCCACGTAGCTGAAGGATTGACTACGTGCATAGTGACTCACGCTGCTTCGGTGACAAGCTTTATTAACGTAAGTAGATGCGTACGGTAGTTGGAAACTGTATCTTAAGGTGCAAAAGTATGAACATTATCGTCGAACGAACAGGTTATTATAGCTGCCGTACCTCTTCGCAGGTTCTACGGACTCCCGGCGCTCTACGTAAGAATTGACCTTTGAAGTGGTTTCTGCAATCCGTGATCCTGGTGCTACGGTTTTTGAAGCTTCTTCTAAGAAGCGCACCGCCGTGCCAATGTCATTTGTTGGGTTGCTTAGCTGGCCTGAGTGATGCCCCGAAGATGTATTCCAGCTTCCATGGCTTGGTCTCGACACACCGTTGCTCGCGTAAGTTGGGACCACTGAGTTGTTGTGGTTATTTGAGAAGGCATCATAGTTCTCACCTCGTACGGGATAACCACCCGGCTTGTATGACTCCTTGCTGCCATAGTCACCGTACTTGCTGGGGCTCGAGCTGCGCTGGTACGAGGAGGCCAAAGAGTCGGACCTAGTGGGGCGGATGTACTCCTTTGCCATCTTTGTAACATACTCATCAAACTTTGGGGTGGCTTTATGCGAGCGCCGGTTGCCACCGTGTGTATCATACTCTTTCGTTGTGGACCAGCCTGATGCATGGGTTGAGGCTGGGTAAGTTCCGGAGTTTCTGTCAGAGCCATAAGTCTGGTCATAGCCACCATAGGCGAGCCTAGGATCAGTATATTCTTGACTTCTTCCATATACAGAGGGATCGGCTCGCTCGTAAGACCTTCCATAGGTAGAGGGCTCGGTGCGGTCGTGTCTTCTTCCATAGTCAGAGTCTGACGCGTAGTAATTGGCCATTGTTAAGAATGAGAAGAGATCCTAGGAAAGCAATGAAACCCCTTTCTTTGGATTTGCAGGTATGTTAGTTGGTCCTTATATATAGAAGACAACCATTTGTATTTTCGGTGAGCTCACATGAGATTCGGGCGTCGACTTGCTATCAAGAACAGCATGGGATTCGTGATCACATGATGCACGAGAGCACATGCGTGCTTTCTTCAGTGGTACACATTGAGATGCCCTTCCCACTAAAACAACATCGGATTCTACCGTTCCACAACTTGTTGGTGACATTAGCAGCCTAAAATGCTTTCCTTAGAAGTGATGAACTTTAAGAATGGCAAATGATCCGTTCTACATTAACCTAAAGCCGCCATCAAAGCAGTTGACAGCACAGAATTAGATCATAATTTCATTTACATTTCCAACTGTATGTCAATAGATAAATCTCGCAAATTCGAGTCTAGTCGGCCGTATGCTTAGGTGCCAGCTGACCATAAAGACTACTCAAAAGCGAGATGTGTGTCGACTTTCATTTTCCAGAATCGCATTGGCTTTGCGCTTTGTCACTTTTTTCCAGTGCCAAACATCTGTTTAGGTTCCCCTTTTGCAATGTGCgtcaaaatttttagaatCGTATTCTGCTTCAAAGAAAGCAACCTCCGGAAGAATCCCTACCGCACGAACATTTCTCAATAGAGTTTGTGGAGGAGACTATCTGAGATCGAAGATTAGCGGAGAAAGAAATGATGGATTATGTTCTTGGAAAAGCAAAGAACCTCCTGAAAACTGCTGAAACTTATGTTCAAATTTGATTGCTAATGCCTATAAGAAAAATGCAGGGATATTGCGTTTGAGTCAGAAAGAATCAGAGCCAGATAATTTCTTCTGTGTATGGATCCTTCAAACTACAATAAGGGGGATCATTCTATTTCCAAACAAACGAAAACGAAAGCTCAAAAATCTACCAAGTTTTTCGATATTGTATCCCCATTAAGTGTTTGACTATCATCACTCATGGCTAgaaacaataaaaaagaaattttaaatatttaataaaggaGCACGTGTAGTCCCACATGAGTATCGAACATAGGACCTCTAACATCGAAAATTAGTTCGTCTGTAGCTTTTGAGAAGTGGCAGCAGCTTAAAGCGGTCGATCCGCGATGGTTCAACTCTGAAAACTAGAGAGGTTAATATCATCGAAAAAGTGCCAAGTCCAACAGTTCTATATGAATCGGCTTCAGCTGGCTGGACAGTGACCCAATGGCTGCAAGGGCCGAAGAACTTTTGCTTTGGAGATCAGCCAGCGAGTAAATGGGCTGGGCCTCAGAAAGGGGGAGAAAGATCGGGCCGGGCCTGCGACGAGCTCTATATGGGCTCCTAAAACCAGAAGCCGGTGTTTATTTTGAGTCAACAAATTATCTCTTTTAAgcctttttgttttcttttaattcGAGGATGATAAATCTTGAGTCTTAGTCAAGGTGGACCTTGAACTCATAAATAACtactctttgttttttttttgtgagatGAGAAAGGTCCATGAGTCTAAGTAGGGTATAGGAAAGATACAAGAAATTCCATTGAAGCTTGAATCTCTCAAGAATAGGTTGTAAGTGTTACTGCAttgaaccttttttttttttccaaattaattagccattcaatcaatcaatcataatatataaaaaccgAAGAGTGATACAAGGAAGCGCGACAACACTATTTCTCTAAAAATCTTAACTCGTGGTTGATTGTCTTTTTGTCTGTTTGAAAAGTTTAATATTACTATTGAAATTTTGATCatctttaattatttattatattaaaaataaaaataaaaataaaaataaattctctaatgaataataaatgttcttttgaagaaaaataaaataattacccattatgaataaatataaaagcaATCTGGAAGAGAAAAGTTCTCCCGTAGAtgtcaaataaattaaaattttgattttttttcgatggaTACTAATATTCGAATGCTTAATAGACCTCAACTAATCTAACTCGAGCCGACACGATTGACCCTTTAAgaagtaaaactctcatagcgtgatttttctccattcacaaaactcgaacCCAAAAACTTATTTAAGAAGAACAAACGCGAACCGCTTGAAATAATCCCCAGTTGGAActcttttgttaatttttttcatgcaCATGCACAATGCGCGGGactatttacttttttttttgctcgaattagttttattaaatttaatagttGATACAGTCGCAACTGAGATAAGGCTTAAATTTCCTTACATATCTAAAATGTTTAAGCTTTTTTCAATGTGTGGAAGGCAAAAAGCAGGAGCATTAATGTTGATAAGAGTCGGAGGAATCCTAATATTAGAAAAGGATTGAAAGCACATTAGTTGCTGGAGGAGAATATGATGTGAGGACGaggttgaaattgaaaaattaggTGTCATGACTTGGAATCTCTGGACTTGAAAATTTATCCTCACAACAATGGGAGGGGTAGAGCAAGAAAACCTCGACAGAAAGGGTCACTTCAACCGCAACCGAGGTCATTAAACACGTCATAGGTGACCCCGGCGGCCGACACCATTAACGGCACCAGTGGCAACCAGAATGCAACAAGACGAGAaacaatatgaaaaatattacgCGATCCAATACCTAGGGTTGAGAAACAATTCATGCATTAGGGTAATAATGAAATCCTATCTTCGGAGTTAAAGCCCTCGAGGATTCCGAAGAGTCCTCAAGGAATCCGACCAACTATAGTCCCATTTGATTGGACAATTTTTCCAAGCAAAATCCTCACATGTTGCAAGAGAAATGGACCCCGACGGGGCACGAGAAATAGAATACGAACGTATCACCCGGTATTCTCGTGTTGCTTTCGCGAGCCCCCATTTCTCCCTTCATAAATGCATCCCTACAAGATTGTACATATCTCCTGTCGATTTATCTTACATACCGATCACCACAATAGACGGATTCGACTTTTTTAAGGTAAGTATCCACTGAGATCCGAATCATGCAGGCATCCTAGAATTCGCAACCGGGGCGGGGAAGTTAGTAACAGAAAGACATTATGACAGCTCAAAAGGCGCAATGTTTTCCTCTTGACCCTTCATCTGTCAGCGCCCGACGCTCCTCCTCCCTgaatgagggaaaaaaaaaaaaaagaactctGTCCAATTTCCCATTTTTCACATCTGGACCAACCCGAAGATTCCTTCCTTACCCAAATAAACagttccccccccccccccccgttTTCATGTTCTACGCTGTAACTGATCTCAACCAAGAATCTCctctgttctctctctctctctctctctctctctcttttgggATCTGTCACTGTAACATAGCAAGACCCTTTTAAGGCTTAACCTCCTGATTAGTAGGATcgtctctcttctctcctctctctctctctctctcacgctCAATCATTGAAAATAATGGCTGTTTTTTTTCGCCATGTAGGTGTCTCTAGGGTTCTTGGAAGTCGGGGCTGTTTGCTTTTTTGACTACTTGGGTGCCATTCCCAGCCTGTCCTCCTCCTACCAACAataacagcagcagcagacttTAAGCCccatttcagtttttttttttttttcccccctgaaagtgggtttttgttttgtgTTAACTTCTGTCCTTGGCTTAGATCTTACTTCATCAGCAAAAATCCCCGCTTTCTCAAACTGGGTGTTCAGTTTTCACCTTCAATCCTACTTCTCCAGTGCAGATGTCACATTCCATTGAGGGACTTCATTTATGCATGAGACTGAGTTTGGCTTAATCTTGAAACTTTCCGGTTCATGTCTTGTTTTTGGTTGTTGTGTGTTCTTTGCGTGTCAGTTTCTGCGTTTTCCTTCAGAAGGGTGACTGAGAAATGTTAGCTTCCAGTGAGCACATCCCCGTGATATCATTGCCGACCGAAGATCTGAAAGATCCACTAAACACCCCTCTGATGGGATCAAACTCTGATCCCTCCGGCGGGTTCCTGCCCGCTTCCCGGTTTTCCGAATCGCAACCTCTCCCCGCAGTCTGCACTGACGTGACTGTCATCCCCGAGCACGAAAAACAGCAGCTCGAGCGGACCATCGCGAATCTTGAAGGTTCGGTTCGTGATAGTTTTTCTATTCCTCCGCATAGCAACTTTTTCCCAGAGTGAATCTAGGTGAACCGAAGCCTGATTTGTCCAATTGATCTTGCAGATGAGATTCTGCAGATGAGGCAGAAGCAGAGGTTGTTGGATGAAAGGAGAAGGTTGGCATTAAACAGCATAATTGACATCAAAGGTATATTATATGCTACAGTTGGACATTCATAATTCCTGCTGAAATCTCTTCCACttttaattgaatttagaACTTGAGTTCTCAGGAAGCATTCGAGTATTTTGCCGGGTCCGGCCATTTCTGCCAACCGATAGAAGAAAATTTCACGAGCCTGTAACAGCTGAGCTGGAGAAAATTGCCGTCAAGATGCCCGGAGGTGTTAAAGA
Above is a window of Punica granatum isolate Tunisia-2019 chromosome 7, ASM765513v2, whole genome shotgun sequence DNA encoding:
- the LOC116214376 gene encoding aspartic proteinase nepenthesin-1-like; the protein is MGQALVVFIFLSILSSFPMATNGLTIKLMRRDQVDLNLVPENLSIAEKHQIYADLAHSRALRFSEQAVMLNFMKSVNPFLNRSMGDRIWNDTISPKLSQLLDSMFVVPFTIGSQRYSTYLLFDTGSPFTWVQCHGCLNCFKIRGGPFDPRRSTTYRTLPFDSPLCQKQLRIRDSCGFRISYPTSSVEGITSLENVLFTTTAGPPMTVPNLVLGCATSAPGVTFGNNDGPHNPISGIFGIAMGLFRDSFMVITQYITKWKFSYCLPSWNAGHIQSNLLFGDDVKPLPRSAQTTPLQTVQYYLNCYDISVAGKRLNLDRALFRVRPDGTGGFIMDTGTAPTCLVAPAYDKVKEAIVLSLGRHMRPGTPVRPYDLCYSWPLPRIPQLPSLTFHFQNADLEIDFWNVFQTVQVSRGRKSVCMIMHRADIRAPNLLGAVQQANYRFVHNLRDQTLSFYPETCRGN